From one Lolium rigidum isolate FL_2022 chromosome 4, APGP_CSIRO_Lrig_0.1, whole genome shotgun sequence genomic stretch:
- the LOC124646707 gene encoding putative multidrug resistance protein, producing MGGSTADAQKDGPAKDAAPQSRGSFTSVFMHADAADVALMVLGLVGAIGDGLSMPVVLFLSSRIFNDLGNGPDLLQEFSSKINENAMNLAVLSLGRWVMAFLEGYCWSRTAERQASRMRARYLAAVLRQDVEYFDLKVDSTAEVIAIVSIDSLVVMDVLSEKVPNLVMNSATFLGSYAVGFVLLWRLTLVALPCILLLVIPGFMYARIQMGLARRISEQYTRPGAIVEQAVSSVRTVYSFAMEHDTMARFSGALEESARLGMKQGLAKGVAIGSNSITFAIYAFNFWYGSRLVMYHGYQGQGGTVYNAAAAVIIGGMALGSALSNLKYFSEASAAAERVLEVIRRVPKIDSGSDTGDELANVAGEVEFKKVEFCYPSRSESPVLASFSLRVPAGKTAALVGSSGSGKSTVVALLERFYDPSAGEVVLDGVDIRKLRLKWLRAQMGLVSQEPALFATSIRENILFGKEDATPEEVTAAAKAANAHNFISELPQGYDTQVGEQGVQMSGGQKQRIAIARAILKSPKILLLDEATSALDTESERVVQEALDLASVGRTTIVIAHHLSTIRNADMVAVMQYGEVKELGSHDELIADENGLYSSLVRLQQTRESNEADHVSGSGSTSTVEQSSGHNMRRRFYGASRSNSARSLGDAGDAGNTEEPKLPLPSFRRLLMLNAPEWRQALMGSLSAIVSGGIQPAYAYAMGGMISVYFLTDHDEIRDKTRTYALIFIGLAVLSFFINIGQHYNFGVMGEYLTKRVKEQMLKKILSFEIGWYDGDKNSSGAICSQLAKDANAVRSLVGDRMALVIQTASAVIIACTMGLVIAWRLALVMIAVQPLIIVSYYARHVLLKSMSKKSIDGQSESSKLAAEAVSNLRTITAFSSQERILGLFNQAQNGPRKESIRQSWIAGLGLGTSMSLMVCTWALDFWFGGRLIAQNHITAKELFQTFIILASTGRVIADAGAMTTDLRKGADAIASVFSVLDRVTKIDPDNLEGYKPEKLKGEVDITGVEFAYPSRPDVIIFKGFSLSIQAGKSTALVGQSGSGKSTVIGLIERFYDPIGGMVKIDGRDIKTYNLRALRQHIGLVSQEPTLFAGTIRENIVYGTKTASEAEIENAARSANAHDFISNLKDGYGTWCGERGVQLSGGQKQRIAIARAILKNPAILLLDEATSALDSQSEKAVQEALERVMVGRTSVVVAHRLSTIQNNDLIIVLNKGIVVEKGTHTSLMSKGLSGTYYGLVSLQQGGNTN from the exons CTCCTTCACGTCGGTGTTCATGCACGCGGACGCGGCAGACGTGGCGCTGATGGTGCTTGGCCTAGTGGGCGCCATCGGCGACGGCCTGTCGATGCCCGTGGTGCTGTTCCTCAGCAGCCGCATCTTCAACGACCTCGGCAACGGCCCCGATCTACTCCAGGAGTTCAGCTCCAAGATCAACGAG AACGCGATGAACCTCGCAGTCTTGTCGCTGGGTCGCTGGGTCATGGCATTCCTAG AGGGGTACTGCTGGTCACGGACGGCGGAGCGGCAGGCGTCTCGGATGCGTGCGCGGTACCTGGCGGCGGTGCTCCGGCAGGACGTCGAGTACTTCGACCTCAAGGTGGACTCCACGGCCGAGGTGATCGCCATCGTCTCAATCGACAGCCTGGTCGTCATGGACGTCCTCAGCGAGAAAGTCCCCAACTTGGTGATGAACTCCGCCACATTCCTAGGAAGCTACGCCGTCGGCTTCGTTCTCCTCTGGCGCCTAACTTTGGTGGCTCTCCCCTGCATCCTGCTCCTCGTCATCCCCGGGTTCATGTACGCCCGCATCCAGATGGGCCTCGCGCGCCGGATCAGCGAGCAGTACACGCGACCGGGCGCCATCGTAGAGCAGGCCGTGTCCTCTGTGCGCACCGTGTACTCGTTCGCCATGGAGCATGACACCATGGCGCGGTTCTCGGGTGCGCTGGAAGAGTCGGCGAGGCTGGGGATGAAGCAGGGATTGGCCAAGGGAGTTGCCATAGGCAGCAACAGCATCACCTTCGCCATCTACGCCTTCAACTTCTGGTACGGCAGCCGCCTGGTCATGTACCACGGCTACCAGGGTCAGGGTGGCACCGTCtacaacgccgccgccgccgtcatcatCGGAGGCAT GGCACTGGGGTCTGCACTGTCGAACCTCAAGTACTTCTCGGAGGCGAGCGCAGCGGCGGAGAGGGTACTGGAGGTGATCCGGCGGGTGCCCAAGATCGACTCAGGTAGCGATACGGGCGATGAACTAGCCAACGTGGCAGGGGAGGTGGAGTTTAAGAAGGTGGAGTTCTGCTACCCGTCGAGGTCGGAGAGCCCCGTCTTGGCTAGTTTCAGCCTGCGGGTGCCTGCCGGGAAGACGGCTGCGCTGGTGGGGAGCAGCGGCTCAGGGAAGTCGACGGTGGTGGCACTGCTGGAGAGGTTCTACGACCCGTCAGCGGGGGAGGTGGTGCTGGACGGCGTGGACATCCGGAAGCTCAGGCTCAAGTGGCTGCGCGCGCAGATGGGGCTCGTGAGCCAGGAGCCCGCCTTGTTCGCCACGTCAATCCGAGAGAACATTCTGTTCGGCAAGGAGGACGCCACGCCGGAGGaggtcaccgccgccgccaaggccGCCAACGCGCACAACTTCATCTCGGAGCTGCCCCAGGGGTACGACACACAG GTGGGTGAGCAAGGTGTCCAAATGTCTGGAGGGCAgaagcagagaattgctattgccAGAGCAATCCTTAAGTCACCCAAGATCCTCCTCCTTGATGAAGCCACCAGTGCATTGGACACTGAGTCAGAGCGTGTTGTACAGGAGGCACTTGACCTGGCCTCCGTGGGCCGGACGACTATTGTCAttgcacatcacttatccacaatCCGCAATGCTGACATGGTTGCTGTCATGCAGTACGGTGAGGTCAAAGAGCTGGGCTCCCATGATGAGCTCATTGCTGATGAGAATGGCCTCTACTCATCGCTTGTTCGCCTTCAGCAGACTAGAGAATCGAATGAGGCTGATCACGTCAGTGGAAGTGGTAGTACTTCCACTGTGGAGCAGTCCAGTGGACACAATATGAGAAGGAGATTCTATGGGGCTAGCAGGTCAAACTCGGCCCGGTCACTTGGGGATGCAGGGGATGCTGGCAACACTGAGGAGCCAAAGCTTCCTCTGCCATCCTTCAGAAGGCTGCTTATGCTTAATGCACCAGAGTGGAGGCAGGCGCTTATGGGAAGCTTGAGTGCAATTGTGTCTGGAGGCATCCAGCCTGCTTATGCATATGCTATGGGAGGCATGATCTCTGTCTACTTCTTGACAGATCATGATGAAATCAGGGACAAAACAAGGACCTATGCTCTCATCTTCATCGGTCTTGCGGTGCTTTCATTCTTCATCAATATTGGACAGCATTATAACTTTGGTGTCATGGGAGAATACCTCACCAAGAGAGTCAAGGAACAAATGCTCAAAAAAATCCTCTCTTtcgagattggttggtatgacggTGATAAGAATTCCAGTGGGGCTATATGCTCACAGCTTGCCAAGGATGCCAACGCT GTGAGGTCTCTAGTGGGTGACCGGATGGCGCTGGTGATCCAGACAGCTTCTGCAGTTATTATTGCTTGTACCATGGGTCTGGTCATTGCCTGGCGCCTGGCCCTTGTCATGATAGCGGTGCAGCCTCTCATCATTGTCAGTTATTATGCTCGCCATGTCTTACTCAAGAGCATGTCCAAGAAATCAATAGACGGACAATCCGAAAGTAGCAAGCTAGCTGCCGAGGCTGTCTCCAATCTCCGTACGATCACGGCCTTCTCATCCCAGGAACGCATCTTAGGCCTCTTCAACCAAGCACAAAATGGACCACGTAAGGAGAGCATCCGGCAGTCATGGATTGCAGGCCTTGGCCTCGGAACTTCCATGAGCCTGATGGTATGCACATGGGCGCTTGACTTCTGGTTTGGTGGCAGGCTCATAGCTCAGAACCATATTACTGCCAAGGAACTTTTCCAAACCTTCATAATTCTAGCAAGCACAGGGCGTGTGATTGCTGATGCAGGTGCCATGACAACAGACCTACGCAAGGGTGCCGATGCAATTGCTTCAGTATTTTCTGTTCTTGACCGGGTAACAAAAATTGACCCCGACAACCTTGAGGGATACAAGCCAGAGAAGCTCAAAGGTGAGGTGGACATCACAGGAGTCGAGTTTGCATACCCTTCAAGGCCAGATGTGATCATCTTCAAAGGATTTTCATTAAGCATTCAAGCAGGCAAGTCAACAGCCCTGGTTGGGCAAAGTGGCTCTGGCAAGTCGACCGTCATTGGGCTTATAGAGCGGTTCTATGACCCGATTGGGGGAATGGTAAAGATTGACGGCAGGGACATCAAAACATATAATCTTCGAGCCCTGCGACAACACATTGGACTGGTCAGCCAGGAGCCAACTCTATTTGCAGGCACAATCAGAGAAAACATTGTCTATGGCACAAAAACTGCAAGTGAGGCGGAAATTGAGAATGCAGCAAGGTCCGCCAATGCACATGACTTCATCAGCAACCTTAAGGATGGATATGGCACATGGTGTGGTGAGAGAGGTGTTCAGCTGTCAGGAGGGCAGAAGCAGCGCATTGCAATTGCCCGTGCCATCCTGAAGAACCCAGCTATCTTGCTACTGGATGAGGCTACAAGTGCGCTGGACAGCCAGTCAGAGAAGGCAGTACAGGAGGCCCTGGAGCGAGTGATGGTTGGCAGGACAAGCGTGGTGGTGGCACACCGGCTCAGCACAATCCAAAACAATGACCTAATAATTGTGCTCAACAAAGGAATTGTTGTGGAAAAGGGCACACACACGTCCCTCATGTCAAAGGGTCTCTCAGGAACATACTATGGCTTGGTTAGTTTGCAACAAGGAGGCAACACGAACTGA